In the genome of Phocoena sinus isolate mPhoSin1 chromosome 15, mPhoSin1.pri, whole genome shotgun sequence, the window tggataaccaacaaggacctactgtatagtacagggaactctgctcaatattatgtaacaatctaaatgggaaaagaatttgaaaaagaatagatacatgtataaatgaatcactttgctgtacacctgaaacacaacattgttaatcaactatactccaatataaaataaaaagttataaaaaatcaTTCTAAAGGATGTACTTCAGGATAATGATCTTAGATAGAAGGTCTGAGGTTTGATGAGCAGCTAAAttggtaaatatgtgggtaaatttAAACAAgtattaaatgcataaaataataataataatgtatagaatttttttaaaaaacagaagaaaccaAAACACTGGACAAAATACCATATAAGTTGGGGGGGAGGGGCCTTGAATTATTTATGAAGAGAATAAATATGTTGATTAACTAAGCATGTTAAAATGTCAAGAgtaactatgacacaaatgaaaacagaccGTATAATTTCCAAACTAACGAGGGAGGAAATGTAATGagaattatatacataaaattcaaTCAACCCAAAGCAAGGCAAGTGAGGTAGAGGGTGGGGAgcagaaaaaactgaaagcacaaaCTAAGGTGGtcgaaaaaatacaaatatatcagTAGTCACAATAAACGTAAATCAACTAAATGCTCCAGACAAAGGTTATAATAAGACTAGATGAAAAAAATCCAATCATAAGCTATCTATAAGAGACATCCAAAACGTGAAGACAGAGACAGGTTTAAAGTAAAAGACGTAACAGGCAAATAATAACCTAAAGAATGTAGAGGTAGTTACAgtaatatcagataaaacagactttacaaCAAAAAgcattataagaaataaaaagtatcacaGCATGATGATAAAAAGTTCGATCCACTAGTAAAATAAAGCAATTCTAAATCAAGGTTTAAACAAGATGATAAAAAAGCTTGATGTAATGTTTATAGATAAAAGGTTGCATTCACCATGAGACATGAAAACGGACCTCAGACTAGGCTATAAAGCAAgtcaataaatctgaaaatattagGACTATATAAACCATGATCTCTCATCAAATTGAAACTAAGTTAAAAGCATTATCACTAAGACACAATAAAAATTCTATgcttagaaattttaaagtatatttttaaataattcacggatcaaagaaaaaatcataaggggaacaagaaaatatctgaaatcgaacaacaacaaaagacattACACATCAAAATGAGAGCTGCAAATAAAGATGCAATTCTTAGAGGGCAGCTGAAGTTTTAAATGCCtacttagaaaagaagaaataatcaaTGAGCTTAGATCCTGATTTAGGAAGCTGAAAAAGGAACAGcagaataaatacacaaaaaagtaGTAGGGAGGGAAGTTCAAAATAAGAagcaaaaagtaattaaatagaaaacaaacaaggtTTGTTTTCAAGAAAGCTAagaagctggttttttgaaaacactaaaaaaaacctgataaacctctaacaaacatagtaatgaaaaaagagaaaattaggtGTGAAAAAAGTACATAACTacagcgacttccctggtggcgcagtggttaaggatccacctgccaatgcaggggacacggttcgatccctggtccgggaggatcccacatgccaccgagcaactaagcccatgcgccacaactactgagcctgcgcactagagtccgcgagccccaactactgaagcccccgtgctgcaactactgaagctcgcgcacctagaccccatgctccacaacaagagaagccaccgcgatgagaagcccgcgcaccacaacgaagagtagccccctctcaccacaactagagaaagcccgcgcgcagcaatgaagatgcaacgcagccaaaataaattctttttaagtACATAACTACAGATACAGCacaaattaaaagttaaaacagaaaacattgagtaattttatgtcaataaaatttaaaacttagatAAACTGTATAAActtagagaaatatataaattaccaaaactgactcaagaagaaataaaatatctgaatagtCCTATAATCATGAAAGAAACTCAGTCTTTAACTTAAAATTCTCCCATAGAGAAATGCCATGCTTCTATAGGAAAGCTTAGTTATACAATTAAATACTCAAGGtggtaaaaatgaatgaagcttAGTTCCTCATATTAACATGGAGGAATCGCAAAATTATGCTGATCAAACATAGCAAACTccagaagaaaaaatacagtttgaTTATATTCATATAAAGTTTTAAAGCATGCAAAACTAAATAATACATTGTTTAAGGATATATATGTGTAGTAAACATGATTGGCATAAATTTCTGAAGAATTGAATCcagaggggaaagaagaggaagtgacCAGGAACAGCCACATGGCAGAGGGGGAAGACTTCAAAGATATTGAATACTTAATGTTCTAACATGTTTCGTTAATTTTGACAAAcccatttttttcacattttaaaatctctgaaatGAGGATGTACCTTACAAGCTCTAGCACCTTAGAATTATACTTcgtatcaatttttctttctcagtggtACATAAAATAAGGGTGTAACTTACAAACGATGGATTCGACAAAACGTGGCTAGTTCTTAAGCTATATGGTGGAAATATGGGTGTACAGTTTATTTATAATTACTTGTATCTTACAGATATACGATAAACATTCTTTGTTATATATTCAATGTATaataaaatcaagttaaaatagGTTCTGATAATGGGTCAGGTTAAAATAGCGGGAAGATTAGGAGTAGGGACAAAATTAGATGGGATTAAGAATTTCGATGATGACAGTTGGTAAAGAAAAAGCGACTGAGGAATAAGATCACAGATTTCAAGATAAAGAGACAGGAATAGAAAGCCTTAGGAACTGGGATGGTGGTAAGGGAGAGTATGAAAGTGTGCAAGTTTGGTTCTAAAGTCAAGGAGCATAAGAATGGGGAGGACGAGGGTGGCAGACATGGCTGAGGCcctagagcagtgctgtccagtagaaacTCCTGCATCCGCACTGTCCAATGTGGAAGCCACTAGGCACATAAGAATGTGGTTTTTGAACATGTGAAGTGTGGCTGGCGTGACTGAGGAACTCAATTTCTAACttgatttcattttaagtaaATAGCCACAAGTGAATACGGTTTTGAACAGCACAGCTCTAGAGCGTCCACAGCTCCTGAATCCAgacagagggcagggagagggcacCAGCCCTGGGACACTCACCAGCCACTAGGAACAGAAGGATGCTAAAGCCCAGGACGTAGTAAGGCCACTGCACAAAGAACTGCGGGGGGCTGGGCTTCATCTGCAGACTCCGGATCTCCAGGGCATGCAGCAACAAGGCCAGGAAGGCACAGGCCCCTGTGGGTCACAGGGCGGCAGCCTTGCTCTCCTCCCGTGGCTCCCACCTCCACTCCAGCCTTCCTACACCTGTGTGGCTCCTGCCCGCACCCTTGCCCCTTCAGAGCCAATAACTTCCACCCCACATGCCTGTCTCGCCCTCCTTCCCAACTCATCtcaaagcccgtgtgcctcacCTCCCAGGGGCCCCATGATCAGAAATCCCCTTCCCGGGTACCCTCTGTGCCTGTGCTCTTGGCTGACTCCCGATGGGGCCCCCTGGGTGTGACGCTTTGGACGAAACTCAACCTGATTTTCCCACTGTGAGCGTTCCACCTCCTCCATCTGATGGGAGCCTCCCAGGGTAGGGCCTTGGTCAGCCTTTTAAAGTCAAAAGGTTCCAGAGGGCAGAGATGAtctcttccattcattcatccaagaaacatttgtatttcatttatattctatATTTCAATTCTATTATAACCCTGTACCAGATTCTATGACAGTTGCTGGGACAGAGATTATGGGGAAAAGACCCCCAGACAGATGACACCAAGCCAAGGCTGTGAGGACAGTGTCCGCTGGGAATGCAGTTAGGATGAGCCCCAAAGCAGGGGGATCACAAACCCTGAGGGGGCGGGTTGGGGTGGGCTACTTCATTGAGAGGGCAGTGGAGGAGAGGGGCCCTAAAAATCCCCTCTCCAGAGACCACCCGCCCCCCATCTCCGGCCGTCTCCCCAGATCCCCCACCCACAAGGCTGGGGCCCGCCTGCTGCTCCCCACCTGTGAGGAAGCTGATGAAGGCTGACACGAGATTGTGCTTCCGGGTCCTCGGAAAGAGCCGAGATGCAAAGGACACCATGACGACAGTGGTGAGGAAAGACAAGATGACGGCGGACAGCAGGAAAACACGGCCCACGATGATGTAaactgcaggggagggagggagagctggCTGGCGCTGGGCACCCTGGCCCAGAGGGCAGAGCCCTGCAGAGCCTGGGCAGGGGTGGCCCCAGAGCCGGGTCGCCATCAGGTCCCAAAGCGTGGCCTGGGACCAAGGCTCCGACCCGACTGCTTTGCCCCCAAGCATGCCCTGGGCCCACCATCTTGTTCCCCATGACATGAAAAAAAAGTTAGATGGGCAATTTCAGACACTGAAATTATTAACCAATTCTTAACAAATACTGTTACATGAATCTGGTTGTATCAAAGCGTAGTGGAAAACCATGTATTGTTTGGGAAAAAACGGTGGCTTtaataaacaacataaaatgaAACTGTCGTGATAAAATTTGTTGCATGTAGAAATGTGAAGAATTGCATCCACATTGGTCACACTGAAATAGTCACTGGTGGAAAATCAGAACTCTGTGAGGTCAGGATATTCTGAACTCTGCAAGGGAGCCCCTATTTAATTATCCACATTAACAGGAATAGTGAAACAGACCGAGGATCGAGGGGAATTCATTCTCCTAGTGTTGGCGTGATTCAGACCTTGTTAAGGTGAGTCTGTATGACCTCCTGAGCGTGCAGAGGTGAGCGGCTGGGGGAGGGACAAAGAGACAAAGGTGTTGAAGACCCAGATATTCTAGAACCTACCCTGGGGTTAAACCAGGGGTTCTCTAGTACGGGCAGTACTGCCCCCACAGGGGATGTCTGGCAATCCCAAGAGGTAACGGTGGGCATCACAACTAgcggtgtgtgtgggggggggggcgctaaTGGACTCTAGTGAGGAGGAGGCAGGGGCGAATTCAGTTCTGTCCTAGCTGCCCCCACCAGTCCTCTGTCACCCCCCAATGCCCACGCTGGTCCCGTCTCCCAACCCCTCATCCCCGCCTCCATCCACCCCGTACCGGGTAAGGGTTGTGGCTTCCAGCACTTGATATGGAAGCAGTTCTCAAAGAGGCCACTGAAAAACACTTCCTGGGACTCCTCGTTCACCAGACGAACCCAGAAGGGGAAGATGGAGACCAGCAGTATAAGCAGGTAGCCCAGGGAGGTCAAGGCAGGGGCTATGGCCCAGGTGAACCCCTTCATGTCTTTGTCCTCTAATGTCAGCATCACCTGTGGAGGGGAACAATGAAGGGGGGGTCCTCACGCAACACGGGGTGAAGGAGATGATGCCCGTGGACATGTTAGCACACGTGAAGCTCGAGAAATGTTGATTTCTTTGCCTTGATTAAACTTACAGCCTTACAGACCTCTTCAGTAGGCCTAAACAAtgcataaaacattttcttccactAATTCACTGGGCAATCTTGAGCATGTGGGGTCccttctttgagcctcaatttccacCTCTCCCAGCTCTAAAGTTCTAACCTCTCAGTTCTGTTGACACCCACCCACTAGCCACAGAAGAACCTCTCCAGTCAGCTGTAAGCTACTATGTGCCTTTTGAGATTTCAGAATGAGGACCAGGGCAGAGATTAAAACCAGGGCCTGAAGTGCCTTTACTCAGTGACTGGCCTTTTCTCAGGACCTGGGGTATAGACAGACAGGGGTCCACCTGGCCTGGAGGAGCCCTCTgctgaaaaatgagcagaaaatatgttcacagaaagttttttttttttttttttttttttttttgcggtacgcgggcctctcactgttgtggtctctcccgttgcggagcacaggctccggacgcacagtctcagcggccatggctcacgggcccagccgctccgcggcatgtgggatcctctcggaccggggcacaaacccatgtcccctgcatcggcaggcggactctcaaccactgcgccaccagggaagcccgctcacagaaagttttaaaaatagttttagagTTTCACAGACCCTCCTGAAGCCCTAGGTACCCTCTAGGCCTGGAGGTCAAGACCCTCAGTTAAGGATCCCTCATAACTTCTCCATCACCACCAGCTGTCATTAAGGATGTCTTCTTGGAAGGAGCACCTGTGATGTGGAAGCTAAGTGCCAACAGCTGGATTTGGTTCTGGACACCCGTGACTGTGTCCCAGCTTTATCACTTGCTGGCTGGGTAACCTCGGGGAACTGGCTAAAACTCTCAGGACCTTGGGTccccatttggaaaaaaaagaggaaataacacCTGCCTAGTAAGGTCCTTGCCAGGGCCAAGTGAAATGCTGCCAAAGACATGTCAAGCACAGTGCTTAGGGCCCAGGCGTTTGGTTAAAGTTGAAGGGTGAGGGGCCACCAACTTCTCCTAAAATGCAAACATTCCTGAGGGAAATTCACATCCACCACCCAAGGGCAAATGTATTCAACTAGTCTGCTTTCCTCTCCAGGctggcaggggaaggagaggggcgGTTGGAAGCCTGGGTACGGCAGGAAGGGCGGGCCCTGTCCGGGTGGCCCCCAATGACCCTGGCCACACGGCGGTGCAGAATGGCGACATCAGGGGGTGAGAGACAGGACATGGGAGGTGGTAGACACCCCAAGACAACAGCCCTTCTTTCCAAGTCAtgcccagagccaggcctggaggCTCCTTCCTGCCTAAGCAGACAGCCTGGCAGCACCAAGCTTCACAGCTGCGCACTGCTGTGTACAAGACAAGGCCCTCGGAGTGAGGGGTTTCCCTCTCCTCTCCGCCCCTGTGTGTGCCCACGCACTGGGGCCCCTCCACGCTCCCCATGCGGATGCCCCTCTCGCTGCAGCCGGGGGCAAGGAGTGTCTGAGGCTTTGAGATCTGCTGATCACCACAGCAGAACAAGCCTGATGGTAGAGGGCAGAGGAAATCTGCTGTCTATAAAAGGGTTAACAGCTGTTGACCTCCGACTGCTGTCAGAGTGCTTGGAAACTTTCTAAAGcactctctcctctttctgttgttcattacttccttttcttcaggTCTTCCCCCCTGAAAAATTTATCCTGCCGTCTCTGCAACGCTTCCCTTTCGATCTTCCCTCTACCCTCTGGCCAGTACTGGTGAGTCACCTGAACTTCAGGGCCTCAGTGTCCTCTACTCTAAGAGGATGAAGACCAGAGAGCCTTGAGTCCTGGCTCTAAAGCTCTCCAGGTAGGAGTCATGGCAGCATCTTGACCCCCATCCTCTGGATGGAATGGAGAACCCTGGACATTTTCCGTTGATGGTCTGAGCCCCTtcctgcccccccccgcccccccaatgAACTTCAACGTGTCTAAAGCTGAGCTCGGTGTCTTCCCTACTTTAgtcaccctctccttcccccacgcTCTAGCCTGGAGCTCCTGCCGGCTTCTCCATTTCTCCCACACTTCCACCTCCTCAGCATTCCTCACCTTCTCAGCTTTTCTTTCATAAGGTTTCCCACGAACCCAGCCTCTTGCCTCCACACCCGCCATGTCTCCCTCCATTCCCAGAACACCACAGTCACCCCAAGCACCTCCAGCCTttcccgggggtgggggtgaatgCCCTCACTTCACCTCTAGACCTTTTAAATCCCACATCTTCTGCAAAGCTCACCTTGGTCCTGTCCACTCCATGGACCCTCCCAGCCACCAGCCATTAACCATTCATTCCACAAAAGTGAACTGTGTACTTACTGGGCGCCCCATGCCCAGCTTAGGCCAATGGGGAGAATCAGGGATGAAAAAAGACAGGAACTCGCAGGCTCTTGGTAACTACTGGGGAGAAGAGACACATAAACTTGTCTCGCGGGACAGCGctttccctcaccccctccccgccccggggTGACTGAGAGGCCAGGCGCCACCTCCTAGCTGTCTGTCCTCTTGCCCACCCCAGGCTGCTCTCCAGTGAGGGGGACCTTGTGGGCCTTTCTCCAGGGATAGGCCAGCGTCCTGCATGGAGCAGCCCTCAGTGCTGGATCTGGACGACTGTGCACCAGGGATATACAATTGGGGGACACACTGATATGAGCCAGACTCAAAGGACCATAGACATGTTCATGTAAAGGGGGATTTGGAGAACCCTTTGTACTGATGGGGAAACAGCTGGAAAGAAGAATGGACTGGTCCAGGATCCCAGGCTCAGTCAGAGTGGAGGCAGGGACCACAGTCCTGCacagctgcccctccctcctcacctcttcACCAGTCGCCACTGGCCAGCAGTTCAGTTCGGGATTCCCAAAAGTGGGGGTCAGGGAGAGACAATGGGGGGAACAGAAAACTACCAACTTTTTACTTTGCCAAGGGcattcaaaacaaagcaaaactactGCCATCTACTATCAccaattgttttcattattattttgaaaaggaCCTATGGCACTGTAAAGTAGAAGAGCTGCATGCTCCGTGGGGCCCGGGTTCCCGCCGGCAAGGTCTCCCTGAGCCATCGCGCCGCAGCCCGAGGGCAGCCCTGTCACCGGCCCAGGCCCTGCGCATGCCAGGGACAGCTGAGGACTACACAGGGCGAAGAACGAGAGGAGCAACATAAGAGTGCATCTCAGGCTGGACCGGGAAGAGACCAGGAGAGAACCGTCTGGGCCGCGAGGAGCCTCACTCCCCACTTTTCCCGCCAGTAATTTGAGGCTACTTGGGCTGCAAACTAGCTTAGGTTCCGTCAGAGGTTCCTTCCTGCTGACCACCCTCCACCCTTCCGTGGCCCCAAAGCCCCAGTGACATTTTCCAGAACCAAAGATGGGTGCTGACCTGGCCATCAGCCCCCAGATCCAGCCCCGCGGGTCCCAACAGCCGGCCGGTAATGTTTGGGGTTTGGGgggcctcttcctcttcctcgccctccccctcccaacccgTGACTCCACCTCCGCTcgccaccgcccccccccacacacacacacagtttcccgTCCCTCTGCCGAGGCACCGTTGGGGTCTCCCAGTCTCCCGGTCTCCCGGGCGGGGCTTCCCTTCAGGCGGCCCGCGGTCCGGACCTTCCGTTGGCCCCCGAGGCCCGGCGAGGGTCTGCTCCGTCTCCCGGCAGAGCCCACCGAGCCCTCGGGGCCCTGCAGGGGAGGGCGGGGGTTCTCACCTCTCGGCCCGCCGCCGCCTGCCGCTCACCTGGCCCTCGGCTGGGGGAACCTGGCCTCCGGGGTGGTCCGCAGTCCCGGAAGAGTGGGGGCTGGAGCAACCTTAAGTCCGCGGATCTGAATTcggattccagctctgccatcacCAGCAggatgaccttgggtgagttacttctCCTTCCTGggtatcagttttctcatctgtgaaacgggaaTGATAATAGTAACTCCCCCCGTGAGATGGCTGGAAGTGCCTGGAAGACACTTCGCTGTGGACTCCGCAGAGAGGCAGCGCTACACAAACAGCAGCCTGGACCGCGAGCCTGGAAGAAGCCAGAGTTTCCTGACTACCCAAGGCCCTGTCAGTTCGCTCCCCTTCCCCAAGACCCTcgctcacccccctcccccactcccaggcCCTCCCTCGCCCTTGCCTTGCGCATGCGTTCTGATCGCCTTCAGCCCCCCGCCCTCCGCCCCTGGCCCTCACATTCCTCCGCTCTTCTCTGCCCTCGCGTCTTAGGGCTGACTGCACCTCTCACCACGTGGGCtggttttaaacttttaaacttaGGCTCTTCCGAGAGAGGCACTCTGGCTcctggccctgggggtggggctggggggccgGTTCGAGTGGCAAGAGCGGCCACACTTGGAGCCGGATAAGTCACCAGCCCCCCCTTGCTTTGAGTCTACGCCCACCAAGGAAACGCATTTGTAACtcctaagattttaaaaagccaggACCATGTCTGCCACCTCCTCACACCTCTTCACTAGGGCCAGCACATATTCAAAGACAACAGGAAGGGCTGAGAGCTGATGAACCACTAAGTTATTGAATCACCTATCATGGGAGAGGCATAGCAAAGGCCCTTTTACTAGTCATGATTCTGTCTGTCCTAAGGTTCAGACCCAGATTTGTAAGCGCTCAGGCAAGACAGGGTCTTTATTGGCTTAGCTGGGGCAGGGCAGAGTACAGCTGGGGAGGCCTGGAGCCAGGCCAGGGAGACCCCCTCTGCCCTGATCTCAGAGAGATGGCTTTGATCCCCTCCACCCCATAGGCTATCATCCTCCAGGCGGCAGGGGACATCAACCTCCAGACTCACATCCTCACATTTAGCCACCTGAGGGAAAAAGAATATCTTCTTCACCCTATTCCCACCCCTACTTGGTTGGAAATTTCCCAGGGAAGCATTCTGATTGGCTCAGCTCTGGTCAAAAGCTCATTCCACTCTGGCCAAAGAAGATGACTCAGCTGTGCCCCACAGAGGCCAGGCAGGTAGGATCATCTAAGAAGCCAGCGATTTGGACCACTTATCTGGAGCAGCGTACAAACTTTCTAAAAGGAAGTGAACACCTTTAGAACACCTTTCTAAAAGGTGTCCTCAGAAGAAGGGAGAAGTTATGGCAGACCGTGACAGCATCGTCATACTTTTTTACACATCAAATCCAAATCATGGGCATTATTATGCCCAGGCTGCCGATGAAAAAACTGAGTCTCAGGTTAAGAACATGCCCAAACTATCACGTGGATGGTTGCTAAAGGATCGTGGATGATTACTAAAAACATTAGGCTGTAGAGGAACAGATTCTTCACATGGTGCTGGAGTTTATCGTCCTCACAAATTACTAACTGCAAAAGGAAAACGTATCTTTACACAGGAGAAACCTAGCAGTCACTACCttaaacaagtgaacaaacagCACTACTTGGGGTGGAATAATCTGACGTCATGTGCCTCTTGAGGTGATAGCAGTATGAAGGAGACATCACCTGTGaggtattcttgccaaaaatgtgtCATCAGGCCTCTAAACCTCTTTTCAGTTAAGAGGAAATACAGGGGGGTGAGAAGGAAGCTAAATACCACCGgagtaaaacaaagaaatcaattttgtagaaaattataaaggaTAACTCTTCTTGACTCCTCCAAAAGtcactgtcattaaaaaaaaaaaaaaagtggaactattctagattaaaagaaactaaagagataTAAAGCCAAATGTAATGTgacccttgattttttttttctgatttgaaatAATCTAACTATAAAACACATTCTTGGGGCAACTAGGGAAAATCTAAATACAGAGTCCATTTTAGATGGTATTatggaattaaattatttttcttaggtATGTTAATAGTGTTGCGAT includes:
- the TMEM225B gene encoding transmembrane protein 225B isoform X4 translates to MAELESEFRSADLRLLQPPLFRDCGPPRRPGSPSRGPGERQAAAGRELPRACEFLSFFIPDSPHWPKLGMGRPVMLTLEDKDMKGFTWAIAPALTSLGYLLILLVSIFPFWVRLVNEESQEVFFSGLFENCFHIKCWKPQPLPVYIIVGRVFLLSAVILSFLTTVVMVSFASRLFPRTRKHNLVSAFISFLTGACAFLALLLHALEIRSLQMKPSPPQFFVQWPYYVLGFSILLFLVAEY
- the TMEM225B gene encoding transmembrane protein 225B isoform X2 — its product is MAELESEFRSADLRLLQPPLFRDCGPPRRPGSPSRGPGERQAAAGRELPRACEFLSFFIPDSPHWPKLGMGRPVMLTLEDKDMKGFTWAIAPALTSLGYLLILLVSIFPFWVRLVNEESQEVFFSGLFENCFHIKCWKPQPLPVYIIVGRVFLLSAVILSFLTTVVMVSFASRLFPRTRKHNLVSAFISFLTGACAFLALLLHALEIRSLQMKPSPPQFFVQWPYYVLGFSILLFLVAGAICLVQETACLSCHLLPISQSTEETQEISHLENVESLGGELSSIQRETLLKEETVI
- the TMEM225B gene encoding transmembrane protein 225B isoform X5, which produces MGRPVMLTLEDKDMKGFTWAIAPALTSLGYLLILLVSIFPFWVRLVNEESQEVFFSGLFENCFHIKCWKPQPLPVYIIVGRVFLLSAVILSFLTTVVMVSFASRLFPRTRKHNLVSAFISFLTGACAFLALLLHALEIRSLQMKPSPPQFFVQWPYYVLGFSILLFLVAGAICLVQETACLSCHLLPISQSTEETQEISHLENVESLGGELSSIQRETLLKEETVI